From Strigops habroptila isolate Jane chromosome 1, bStrHab1.2.pri, whole genome shotgun sequence, a single genomic window includes:
- the C1H5orf49 gene encoding uncharacterized protein C5orf49 homolog — MASPAAEEAAAGTGGSDPKGSGGGEERLGCAAGRKKQPPLAAQSAFSFIPTRREGPPELSYFNRKAKTGDVSTYDAIFKRQEGYNEYLHRSDRQHAKSRGLNIIEEEMARPVAVLSSSEHGKRINKPLEQSVKTHARINYVKADFYRRNGIICLTERPCPSLDPC, encoded by the exons ATGGCCTCCCCCGCCGCGGAGGAGGCCGCGGCTGGCACGGGAGGTTCGGACCCAAAAGGGTCGGGAGGTGGTGAAGAGAGGCTCGGCTGCGCGGcgggaaggaagaagcagcctCCCCTCGCCGCCCAATCCGCCTTTAGCTTCATCCCGACCAGGCGGGAAGGGCCTCCGGAGCTCAGCTATTTTAACCGCAAGGCCAAg ACAGGAGATGTTTCCACTTACGAtgccatttttaaaagacaagagGGTTATAACGAATATCTTCACCGAAGTGACAGACAACATGCAAAGAGTCGTGGTCTTAACATTATTGAGGAG GAAATGGCAAGACCTGTCGCTGTTTTGTCATCTTCAGAGCATGGGAAACGCATAAATAAGCCCTTAGAGCAGTCAGTCAAAACTCATGCAAGGATTAATTACGTGAAGGCAGATTTCTACAGGAGAAATGGCATCATCTGCTTAACAGAAAGACCTTGTCCAAGCCTGGATCCATGCTAA
- the FASTKD3 gene encoding FAST kinase domain-containing protein 3, mitochondrial has translation MALIGRKSFQFYSSSTPASRSILMTLSKRLSFISGQRKPQNCSSVAMRMLCFKDKAQYMFCRKNHVQLRIQSLSVNETVHLCGDAGSSAKSNNVWMDEQQFFQKLNSLCTSKEIFDFLSSLEIMSDTMASGALQRISEVEVDDNGLKNPERLLENEVFRALCFQFEFESSKLSNTGLLNALQALIKLRIDPRSMLMASLLSEAEERLGKGQLTVKNLCALGESLLELEGPTCATLEQIVNHMQEKDMEKWTPREIVVVYKMLQGTAREGKQYQDLLNRLNSVTLSIVSQLSPKFTSVILNSLVILHQTQAVPLVTALCRHSVKHIPYFTGDELVNVLEAFLYLGHREQTFTVALETHFPKSIFTMQPQTVSKVMQYCCQKRILSKPIFDAVAEGFISDADRFTTDQIAVCIMPFGTLNYLPPSASALFKKLETILHARLSHFQPHTLLNLLHSCVLIQRYPVNFLPKIFSPYFLQQLQAQPPGLDRTVTTQLTQLFLAVTLECPFYEGPKLLPKYQVKAFLTSQSSLDVHLLKRVKAGLLYLLKKRMYFSSEVSTPYFYTLDIEIKLDEEGFVLPAAQCEEVHRRIALCVDGQNRFCINSHNLLGEEAIKQRHLQLLGYEVVQIPFFEIESLQNCRKMAEYLHKKIFPHTYGLSC, from the exons ATGGCTTTGATTGGCCGAAAAAGTTTCCAGTTTTATTCATCCAGCACACCAGCAAGCAGGTCCATTTTGATGACCCTAAGCAAAAGGTTGAGCTTTATCAGTGGGCAGCGAAAGCCCCAAAACTGTAGCTCTGTAGCCATGAGGATGCTATGTTTCAAAGATAAAGCTCAGTATATGTTTTGTAGAAAAAATCATGTACAACTGCGGATACAGTCTCTTTCTGTTAATGAAACTGTGCACCTTTGTGGAGATGCTGGGAGCAGTGCTAAATCTAATAATGTGTGGATGGATGAACAGCAATTTTTCCAAAAGTTGAACAGCCTTTGTACATCAAAAGAGATTTTTGACTTTCTCAGCTCTTTGGAAATCATGTCCGATACTATGGCATCAGGCGCCCTGCAGAGGATTTCTGAAGTTGAGGTGGATGACAATGGTCTGAAAAACCCTGAACGACTgttagaaaatgaagttttcaggGCATTGTGCTTCCAGTTTGAATTTGAATCCTCAAAACTGTCAAACACTGGGCTGCTGAATGCACTGCAGGCTTTGATAAAACTGCGTATAGATCCACGGAGTATGCTGATGGCCAGCTTGCTTTCAGAGGCCGAGGAACGGCTTGGCAAAGGGCAGTTGACTGTTAAAAATCTCTGTGCTCTTGGGGAGAGCTTGCTTGAGCTGGAAGGCCCAACTTGTGCAACGCTGGAACAAATTGTGAACCACATGCAAGAAAAAGACATGGAGAAATGGACTCCTAGGGAAATAGTGGTGGTTTATAAGATGCTGCAGGGGACTGCTAGGGAAGGGAAACAATACCAAGACTTGCTAAACAGGCTGAACAGTGTCACTTTAAGCATAGTTTCCCAGCTAAGCCCAAAGTTCACAAGCGTTATACTGAATTCACTGGTGATCCTTCATCAGACTCAGGCAGTTCCCTTAGTCACAGCACTATGTAGGCATTCTGTGAAGCATATTCCATATTTCACAGGTGATGAACTGGTAAATGTACTGGAAGCCTTCCTATACCTTGGACATCGCGAACAAACTTTTACAGTGGCActagaaacacattttcccaAGTCCATCTTTACCATGCAGCCTCAAACAGTCAGCAAGGTCATGCAGTATTGCTGCCAAAAGAGGATCCTTTCTAAGCCCATCTTCGATGCAGTGGCAGAAGGTTTCATTTCTGATGCAGACAGATTCACCACTGACCAGATTGCTGTGTGTATTATGCCATTTGGGACATTAAACTATCTGCCCCCCAGTGCTTCTGCATTGTTCAAGAAGCTTGAAACCATACTGCATGCTCGCCTTAGTCACTTTCAGCCTCACACCTTGCTGAACTTGCTGCACTCATGTGTCCTTATTCAACGTTATCCAGTAAATTTTCTGCCAAAAATATTTAGTCCCTATTTTCTGCAACAGCTTCAAG CTCAGCCACCTGGTTTGGACAGAACTGTTACCACCCAGCTAACCCAGCTTTTTCTGGCTGTTACCCTGGAGTGCCCATTTTATGAG GGTCCCAAACTCCTTCCAAAGTATCAAGTAAAGGCCTTTCTCACGTCTCAAAGTTCTCTGGATGTTCACCTCCTCAAAAGGGTGAAGGCTGGTTTactttatttactgaaaaaaagaatgtatttttcatcaGAGGTATCAACACCATATTTCTATACACTTG ATATTGAGATTAAATTAGATGAAGAAGGTTTTGTATTGCCTGCTGCCCAATGTGAAGAAGTACACAGACG AATTGCCCTCTGTGTTGATGGTCAAAATAGATTTTGCATTAATAGCCACAATCTGTTGGGAGAAGAAGCCATTAAACAGAGACATCTTCAGTTACTTGGTTATGAAGTTGTGCAG aTTCCATTTTTTGAGATAGAGAGTCTACAAAATTGCAGAAAAATGGCAGAATATctacacaaaaaaatctttcctcatACATATGGGCTCAGCTGCTGA